The Thermovirga sp. genomic interval TGACACTCTCGAACTCAAAACTGTGGCCGGACAGGGGCGAGGTCCCATTCCTGAAGGAATGGGGCAAGGTCCCCTTCTGAAAGGAAGGGAGTAATGTCACCCCTTAAGGGATCAGGGTTCCCTTCAGTACCATCTTCGAACCCAACGATAATCCCCTGCCAAGGAGGGAAAGAGGCGAGATCGATATCTCACGAATAACGAGCATCCTGGTCGTCGAGGTGGAAAACTGCCATGACTAAAAGAACGTTTCCCTTTGAACTTTCTGATATCGCGTTTCACCCCGGAGAAACGCTTCAGGAAGTGTTGGAGGCCAATTCCATGTCCCAAAAGGAACTGGCCGACAGAACGGGCATAACAAAAAAGACTGTCCAGGAGATAGTTCAGGGCCGTGCCTCCCTTTCGGCTCCCGCGGCGGTGGCGCTGGAGAAAGTCTTGGGGATAAAGGCGACCTTCTGGTTGAACCTCCAAGCCGGGTACAAGGCCGACCTCGCGAGGATTGAAGCCCAGGGGGGCGGATCCGAAATGAATAGCCCTAACGAGACGGTCCCCTTATGCAACGATGGCGAAACAGGGAATGTGGAAAGTGGATGTCCCTAGAGACACGCGGCCCGGTTCAGGTAAAAAGTAACCCCCCACATGCGCTCGGTACTCATTACCCCCACAACAGCAGGCAGCCCCGGAAGGAATTAAAACCCTCCGGGGCTGCTTGTTGAACAGGGTAAAAGGTCTTAAGGAAACCCCGTCGAAAGCCCCTACATCAGCCACGGGTTCGGCCATGACTACCAGCCCGTCAACATCATAGGTAGAGCATGACCGTCCGGCCTTTGTACCTGGAGGGTGCTCGGGGCGTCCCAGTTGGTCTCCTCGTCGACGGAACCCCCGCGGTACGTCCTTTCATCGGCTTCCTTCAGCAAGATCTTGACCTCCCCCGGCGACAAGGGGCCGATCAGTACCCAGGAAAACACCAGAGCCTTCCCCCGGTAATTCACGCCACTCGGAGCCTTGAAAACAATGACCCCCTTGCAAAGAGGAAAAACAGGGTTATAATGTGAATGATCATTCACTTAGGAGGATGATGATAGATGGCGGTCAGGTTGGACACGGAAATACGAAGGGAGCAGATCATCAGCGCGGCCCTCGGCCTCATCGGGGAGAAGGGGCTCAAAAACTTGAGGATGCCCGATATCGCCCAAAAAGTGGGCCTCGTCCCTTCCGCGCTCTACCGGCATTTCTCCAGTAAGCAGGAACTGGTCCTCGCTATCGTCGACAGCATCCGGGCGTCCCTCGAGAACCACCTCGCCCGGTCGGGCGAGGAAACCCCCGATCCCCTGGAGCGGCTGGTGTTCATCATGGATGAACACCTCAAGATGATCGGGGGATCCCCGGGGATGCCTCTCCTGGTCCTTTCAGAGGATGCCGCCTTCGGCGACCCCAAGATGCGGCGCCGGGTCCTGGAGATTCACGAATTCTTCAGGGAAGCCGTGGCCGACATCATGAAGGAAGCGATAAAGACCGGGAGGGTCGGCCCCGATACCGACCCGGGGGAGGCCGCCCTGGTATTCGTGAGCCTCATCCAGCATACAGCGGTCATGACGGCCATCAGCGGCGGCGATGTCCACCTCGCTCCCCTGGCCGGAAAGGCCTGGCGACAATATGTCAAGGACCTTGTGGGCTGAAATAATTTTTCACTATAGCGAATGACTATTCACTTTTGCGAGGTGAAATAATGAGATTGAGGACTGTATCTTATTACCTCCTTGGAGCGGCGATGACTGCCGTTTTTTTGCTCGGATCCGTCGCGGCCCCGGCCTCGGACGCACAACCCTTGACGCTCGAGAAATGCCTTGACGCGGCTCTATCCGGAAACCGCGGCATCGAGGCTCTCAGGCATCGGGTGGATGTTTCCGCCGCGAAGGTCGACGAGACCCTGGCGAAAATGGGGCCGAAGCTTTTCGCCGTGGGGAAATACCTTGCCGCTGGGGAGCAGCAAAGGCTTTGGCCGGCGCGATATGACGGCGAGAAGGGCGTCTACGGCGACGCCTTCACCGAGGCATCGGTCGTCCTGGAGATACCCCTCTGGGACGGGGGAAAGACGAGGCACAGGACCATGGCGGACCGGAAACTGCTGGAGGCCGCTAGGGGTTCTCTCGAAAGGCAGGAACAGAAACTGCGTTACGACGTGGAACGCCTCTTTTTCATGGCCCTTTCCGTCAAGGAAAGTATCGGGGCGCTGGAAGCATCGCTGGGATCACTGCTCCAGCATGGGGAGGACGTGCAGGCCATGGTCGACTCCGGCAAAGCGGCGCGGGTCGATACCCTCAGGATGGACGCGGAATTGGCTTTGACGCGGGAACGGTTGCTGGGGGCAAGACATGAACTGGAAAGCCTCAAGGAGGACCTCCTCTTAATAACCGGGGTCGACGGCAAGGGCGAGGATTTTGACCTGGAAGGCCCTTTCCCGGAAACACCGGACATCGATGACCTCAGCGTCGAGGATAGGGCCTCGAAAGCCCTTGAAAAAAGGCCGGATTACAAAGCCGCCCTCGACAAAGCGGCGGCCGGCAAGGAGGGTGTTCTCGCGACCCTGGCGTCGAAAAACCCCGAGTTCTTCCTCAGGGGGCTGCATGGATACAGGGGCACTTCCAACGGGTTCGGCGAATCCAGGACTGACGTGGAACTGGCCGTGGAGATACCCCTTCTCGATGGGGGACTCTCTTCGGCAAGGAGGCGCCAGGCGGCCTCCGAAGCGGCGGCCGCGGAAGCGGAGGTCCGCGAGATGGCTTCCCGGGTTTACTTCGAGGTCTCCGAGGCTGTACGGGCCTACGAATTCGCCCGGGAGAGGATCATTGTAACGGAGGCGGCGGTCAGGGCGGCCGAAGAGGCCCTCCGGATAGAAAAGTTGAGGTTCCGGTCGGGCAAGGGGACGACCACCGACGTGCTTTCGTCCCAGGCGGCATGGCTGTCGGCCCGCGCCGGGCGGGATGCCGCGCTGGCGGAGGGTGCCATCGCCGCGGCAAGGCTGACCTTCGCGATGGGAGGCGGATCCGGTGAATACTAGGATCAGAAACCTGGTCAAAAAACCATGGCTCCTTGTCCTCGTCGTGCTTGTAGCCGGCGCGATGATCCTGCTCAGGTTACGGACAAGCCAGATCGAGAGCGCCGCGGAATTCCACCCGAGCCCTCTGAAGGTGACGACTGCGGTCGCCGCCAGGGGCAGCCTGGCGGAAAAGAAGCGGTACCTAGCGACGATGGAGCCCCTCGCGGCGGCGGAGATCGCCTCACAGGTGACGGCCCGTATCGACGAGGTCTTCGTCGACATCGGCGATGAGGTCTCATCCGGGGAACTCCTCGCCGCCCTGGACGGTTCTGAAGCGGGGTACCAGTTCCAAGCCACCAAGTCCCGCATTTCCGAGGCCGAGGCCGAGATGGAGGGACTGAGGATGCGGAAGGTCTCCATCGAAAAGAACGCGGCCTACTGGCGTGAAGAGGCCGGGCGGGCGGCCTTCCTGTTTTCTGAAGGCGCCATAGCTAGATCGGAGTTGGAGATGGCTTCCCTGAAAGAAGCGGAGGCCCAGGCGGCATTCAAGGAGATCCAAAGCAGGATACGGGCGTTGAAGGAAAGGCAGGGTTCCCTGGCTTCCGAGGCGGCCGCCTTCCAGGAGAGGTTGGCGCTTTTCTCCATCAGGAGTCCCTTCGACGGCACCGTGACCGCCCGCCGGGCGGAGCCGGGGAACCTCGCCAGGCCGGGGGAGGCCCTTTTCACCGTGGAGGACAGGAGCGGGTGGAGATTAATCTTCAGGGTTCCCCAGGAAGACCTGGGACTGATCAGGATCGGTCAGCCCCTATCGGGCTCCTTCGGCCGGACTTCGGTCACGGGCCGGGTCGACCGCGTCTCGCCCTCCGTCGACGCGGCCAGGATGGGGCGCGTTGAGGCGACGCTCGAGAAGGACCCGGGCGATGCCGCGCCGAAGGCGTACGGGCGGGGGGTCTCCCTGACCATCGATGTCACCCTCGGCACTTACGAAGACGTGATCACCATACCGGCGGAAGGGGTCATACGGGCCGGGGAGAGTTCTTTTGTCTACACGGTCTCCGGGGGCAGGCTGAACAAGCAGGAGGTGATCGTGGTGGCCTCCGACGGGGAAATGTCCGCCGTCAGGGGCCTCTCCGAGGGCGATCACGTGGTCCGGAACAGCCCCTTCGGGTGGGCGGCGTTATCCGAGGGCCGCGAGGTGAGCGAAGAATGAACCTTGCCAAGTGGTCTCTCGAGCATCCCTACCTTGTCCTTGCCCTGGCCTGCGCCGTGGGCGTCCTGGGCCTGGCCGGTGTGATGTCATCCCCCAGGGACCTTTTCCCCGACACCACGCCTCCGCAGGTGCTGGTCGTTACCGTCAGGGAAGGGGCTTCGGCCCCGGAGATGGCCAGGACCGTAACGGAGCCCCTCGAGCGGGAGATCAGCGGCCTCAACGGTTTGGCCAACCAGACCAGCACGACCGCCGACGGCGTTTCTTCGCTCCGGGCGGAGTTCGCCTACGGAAAAAAGGTGTCCGAAGCTGTGACGGAGGTCCGGAACGCCCTCGCGGCCGTAACGCCGAGGTTCCCGGCCGGAACGGCGGAACCCCTGGTCTACAGCATCACCAGCCGCACCGCGCCGGCGGTAACCCTGGCCCTGTCCCCCCTTGACGAAGGGGGACCGACCCTCTCCGAGATCCGCTTGCTTGCGGAACACGTCATCAGGGACGAACTGCTACGGATCCCCGGGGTGGGTGAAGTCGAGGTCTTCGGAGGCCATCGCCCTTCCGTCGAGGTATCGGTCGACAGGGATCTCCTCGCCGCTTCGGGCCTTTCTCTCGAAGGCCTGATCGGGGCGATCGCCAAGCAGAACATTTCCGCTCCCGCCGGACGCTTGACCGTGGAGGGCGCGGAGATCCATTTCACCCTGGACTCGCTTTTCCCCGGGGTCGATGAAGTAGGGGATACCGTGATCGCCTCACCGGAAGGCGGCGCGGTGACCCTCAGGGATGTAGCGCGTGTCGGGATAGGCGAGATGCCCCAAAGGAGCCTCTATCACGGGAACGGGCGGCCGGCCATCGCGGTGAATGTGCTGAGGGCCGAAGGAAGCGATACCATTCGGGTCGTGAAGGCGGTCATGGACCTCATCCCGGAGTTGGAGTCCCGCTTCAGGAGCATGCGGATCGAGGTGACCGACAGCCAGAAGCCCCTCATCGAACTCAACATCTCCGGCATGTACGGATCGCTGGTACAGGCGATAATCCTGATAGTGGTGGTGAACTTCCTGTTCCTGGGCAACCTCGCGGCGGCCCTGGTATCCTCAGTCAGCATCGCCCTTTCATTCCTGTTCGGCCTCGCCGTTATCTGGGCCAGCCCCTACACCATCGACATGGTGACCCTCACGGGAATGATCGTCGCCGTCGGGATGGTGGTCGACGCTTCGGTCGTGGTCCTGGAGAATATTTTCAGGGTCCATGAGGCGACGGGCATGAAGGACCCACGCGGCGCGGCCGTGGCCGGGGCGAAGGAAGTGGCCCTTTCCGTGACGGCCGGCATGCTGACCACCATTATCGTCCTTCTCCCCGTCATGGGTTCCAGCGGCTACACGAGCCGGGTGCTCAGGCCCCTCAACATGGTGCTCTTCGCCACGCTGGCCGCCTCCCTCGTGGCGGCGCTCACGATAATCCCCCTCCTGGCCGGGTTCGTGCTGGAGGGGAAAGGACCCCGCCCGTCAGGCGTACTCCGGAAGATCACCTCCTGGTTCGATGGGATATTGAAAAAAGTCGTCACCTTTTACATCGAACTGCTTAAAGTCAGCCTGAGGCACCGGGGCCTGACGGTCGCGGCCTTCGCCCTTTTCTTCCTGTTGACCCTTCGCCTGGTGATGCCCCTTTTGGGAGGGGAGATGATGCCCCCCATGGACACGGGCATTGCCTTCATCGAGTTCGAAAGCCCGGCTGGAAGATCTCCGGAAGCCGTCGAGAAGACCCTGACCGCCATGGAAAAGAAGATCCTCGAGGAGAAACACGTATTGTCCCTTTCATCGCAGGTGGGCTCAGAGCCTGGGTCGCCCAGCTTCGGGGGCGGTTCAACTCCCCAAGCCGGGCGGATCAAGGTGCTCATGGTGGACCGTTCAAAGCGGAAGGAGAACATTTGGGAGATCCTGGACCGCTGGAGGAGTGAATTCAAAAGTATCGACGGGCTGCGATGGTCAAGGCTCACCGAGTACGGCGCCACGCCGAGGGCCACAACCAAGGCCCCGCTCGATGTGATCATCAGCGGCCCCGATGCGCCCCTGCTGGATAGCCTCGCCAGGGAAGCGGTGTCCGCCATGGAGGGCGTAAAGGGGTTGGGGGACGTACACCAGAGCTGGTTCATAGAGAAGGAGACCCGGAATATCGAGGTCGACCCCTACCTTGCCTCGCGGTACCGCACTTCGCCGACGGACATCGCCCGTGAAGTGGGCACGGCCCTGAACGGCCGCACCGCCACCTACCTGAAAGTCCCCTCTTTCTCCGATATCCCGGTGAGGGTCTTTTACGGGGACCGGTACCTGGAGAAAGAGGAGGATATCCTGGATGTGACCATCGTGACCGGGGACGGCCTTCTGCCCCTTTCGGCCCTCGCGAGGGTGCGCACCGTCCCTGAAGCGCCCCTCATCACCAGGGAAAGGCTGAGGAACACCATAGACATCACCGGGGTCAACAGGGGCCGCACCATCAAGCATGTGACGAGCGAGGTGAAACTTCGGCTCCGGGGTATTCAGCCCCCGGACGGTTACTCCATCGAGGTCGCGGGGAGCTCGGCTGACCTTGGAGAGAGCATGGCCATGCTCGGCAAGGCCCTCCTTTTGGGGGTGGTGCTCCTCTATTTCCTTCTGGTCTCCCTTTTCAGGTCCTTCCTTTACCCTTTGACGATCCTTTCGATCGTCCCGCCGGCTGTCGCGGGGGGGTTGTGGGGGCTTCTTCTCTTCAACAAATCGATGTCAATGAACGCCGCCATGGGGTTCATCCTCCTCGCCGGGACCGTCGTGAACAACAGCATCCTCCTGGTGGATTTCATCCTTGAATCCAGGAAGCGGGGGGCTTCGCGAACCCTGGCCGTCGTCAGGTCGGTCAAGACCCGCACGAGGCCGATCCTGATGACCGTCACCTCGACTATAATCGGTTTAACGCCGCTGGTCATGGAGTGGGCCGTCGGCCTGGAGAGGATGAGCCCCCTGGGGATCGTCGCCGCGAGCGGGCTGATATTCGGGACTTTTGTCACGATGATCTTCGTCCCGGTCATCTATTCCGTCATAGACGATATCGGTTCCAGGGCAGCGGCCCTGGTCGGTAGAACAGGGGAAGACCCCGGCGCGTGAGGGGCGCGCCGACCATACCCGGCACCCCGCTTTCGGCGTCGCCGGGAACGCCCGGATGAGTACCCGCGGCCCAAGGCCCCGGGGCCGCTTTCTGATATATTATACGGAACCGGGCTACCCGGCAAAGATGACCCGGCGAAGTGCGGGGCTGGACCGGGAACAGGCGAGATCAAGGGAGGGAGCGACCGATGGGTAAAGAGGGAATCACCCCGGAAATAATGGAAAAGATAAAGACCTTCCAGAGAACGGAAATCACCGAGTACCACGTATACAAAAGTCTCTCCCGGAGAATGAAAGGGAAGAACCGGGAGGTCCTCGAAAGGATCGCCCAGGATGAGAAGCGGCACGCCGGGGTATGGCGGCGCTACACCGGTATGGACCAGGCTCCCGACCGGTTGATGATGTTCTGGTACCTCCTGCTGGCCTATGTGTTCGGCGTCACCTTCGCCATAAAGATCATGGAGCGGAACGAGGGTTCAGCCGAGGAGACCTACGGTTCCGTGGCCGGTATCCTGCCGGAGGCGGCGGAATTGATGTACGAGGAGGAGGAACACGAGAAAGCCCTTATAGACCTTCTCGACGAGGAGCGGCTCAAATACATCGGCTCCATGGTGCTGGGGCTCAACGACGCCCTGGTGGAGCTGACCGGCGCCCTGGCGGGCTTCACCTTCGCCCTGGCCGACGGCAGGGTGGTGGGGGTCGCAGGGCTCATCACCGGGGTGGCCGCCACCCTATCGATGGGCGCTTCGGAGTTCCTCTCCCAGAGGACCGACAGCGGCGACCTCAATCCGCTGAAGGCGGCGGTCTACACAGGCATAGCCTACCTGGTGACGGTAGCGCTGCTGGTGACGCCCTTTTTCATCGCCGCAAGCGTGTACTTCGCCCTGTCGTGGTCCCTTTTCCACGCTCTCATGGTCATACTTCTCTTCTCCTATTTCGTGTCGGTGGTGAAGGAAACACCCTTCAGGCCCGCTTTCCTGGAGATGGCGGCCATCAGCCTCGGCGTCGCGGCGATCTCCTTCCTGATCGGCCTGATCGCCAGGCACTTCATCCCCGTGGATATCTAAAAAGGATTTTGAAATTGCCTTCGGCGATTTCCTTGTCGGAAGCGGCCGAAGGGATCGCTGCTCGCCCGGAAAGCCCTTTCAGCCTCAGTCCAATTCCTTCAGCGACCGGGCGAGCGTGCCGCGGGGGAGGGCGCTGATCTTCTCCACGGCCAGGAAGATGCCGTCCATGTAGATCTCGCTGGAAAAATCCTGGACTGTAATCCTCACGACCTCGTCCTGCCTCGCCAGGGTGATCTCGTGCTCGGAATAGGGGCTAGGGTAAGGGAACCTTTGGGAGGCCACCGGCACCCCTGATATTTTCGCCCCCAGGACACCGGGAAAGATCTCCCGGCTTTTCACCTCTCCAACGGGGCCCTCGGAGGCGGCGCCGGCCAGGGTCGCCGCGGTCCCGCTGGGTGCGTTGGCCATCCGTGCGGGGTGCCTGTCGGTGATGGCGACATAGGGGTAGTACTGCCGGGCGGATTTCATGAAGTCCATCACCA includes:
- a CDS encoding HigA family addiction module antidote protein encodes the protein MTKRTFPFELSDIAFHPGETLQEVLEANSMSQKELADRTGITKKTVQEIVQGRASLSAPAAVALEKVLGIKATFWLNLQAGYKADLARIEAQGGGSEMNSPNETVPLCNDGETGNVESGCP
- a CDS encoding TetR/AcrR family transcriptional regulator, with the protein product MAVRLDTEIRREQIISAALGLIGEKGLKNLRMPDIAQKVGLVPSALYRHFSSKQELVLAIVDSIRASLENHLARSGEETPDPLERLVFIMDEHLKMIGGSPGMPLLVLSEDAAFGDPKMRRRVLEIHEFFREAVADIMKEAIKTGRVGPDTDPGEAALVFVSLIQHTAVMTAISGGDVHLAPLAGKAWRQYVKDLVG
- a CDS encoding TolC family protein — its product is MRLRTVSYYLLGAAMTAVFLLGSVAAPASDAQPLTLEKCLDAALSGNRGIEALRHRVDVSAAKVDETLAKMGPKLFAVGKYLAAGEQQRLWPARYDGEKGVYGDAFTEASVVLEIPLWDGGKTRHRTMADRKLLEAARGSLERQEQKLRYDVERLFFMALSVKESIGALEASLGSLLQHGEDVQAMVDSGKAARVDTLRMDAELALTRERLLGARHELESLKEDLLLITGVDGKGEDFDLEGPFPETPDIDDLSVEDRASKALEKRPDYKAALDKAAAGKEGVLATLASKNPEFFLRGLHGYRGTSNGFGESRTDVELAVEIPLLDGGLSSARRRQAASEAAAAEAEVREMASRVYFEVSEAVRAYEFARERIIVTEAAVRAAEEALRIEKLRFRSGKGTTTDVLSSQAAWLSARAGRDAALAEGAIAAARLTFAMGGGSGEY
- a CDS encoding efflux RND transporter periplasmic adaptor subunit, encoding MNTRIRNLVKKPWLLVLVVLVAGAMILLRLRTSQIESAAEFHPSPLKVTTAVAARGSLAEKKRYLATMEPLAAAEIASQVTARIDEVFVDIGDEVSSGELLAALDGSEAGYQFQATKSRISEAEAEMEGLRMRKVSIEKNAAYWREEAGRAAFLFSEGAIARSELEMASLKEAEAQAAFKEIQSRIRALKERQGSLASEAAAFQERLALFSIRSPFDGTVTARRAEPGNLARPGEALFTVEDRSGWRLIFRVPQEDLGLIRIGQPLSGSFGRTSVTGRVDRVSPSVDAARMGRVEATLEKDPGDAAPKAYGRGVSLTIDVTLGTYEDVITIPAEGVIRAGESSFVYTVSGGRLNKQEVIVVASDGEMSAVRGLSEGDHVVRNSPFGWAALSEGREVSEE
- a CDS encoding efflux RND transporter permease subunit, with protein sequence MNLAKWSLEHPYLVLALACAVGVLGLAGVMSSPRDLFPDTTPPQVLVVTVREGASAPEMARTVTEPLEREISGLNGLANQTSTTADGVSSLRAEFAYGKKVSEAVTEVRNALAAVTPRFPAGTAEPLVYSITSRTAPAVTLALSPLDEGGPTLSEIRLLAEHVIRDELLRIPGVGEVEVFGGHRPSVEVSVDRDLLAASGLSLEGLIGAIAKQNISAPAGRLTVEGAEIHFTLDSLFPGVDEVGDTVIASPEGGAVTLRDVARVGIGEMPQRSLYHGNGRPAIAVNVLRAEGSDTIRVVKAVMDLIPELESRFRSMRIEVTDSQKPLIELNISGMYGSLVQAIILIVVVNFLFLGNLAAALVSSVSIALSFLFGLAVIWASPYTIDMVTLTGMIVAVGMVVDASVVVLENIFRVHEATGMKDPRGAAVAGAKEVALSVTAGMLTTIIVLLPVMGSSGYTSRVLRPLNMVLFATLAASLVAALTIIPLLAGFVLEGKGPRPSGVLRKITSWFDGILKKVVTFYIELLKVSLRHRGLTVAAFALFFLLTLRLVMPLLGGEMMPPMDTGIAFIEFESPAGRSPEAVEKTLTAMEKKILEEKHVLSLSSQVGSEPGSPSFGGGSTPQAGRIKVLMVDRSKRKENIWEILDRWRSEFKSIDGLRWSRLTEYGATPRATTKAPLDVIISGPDAPLLDSLAREAVSAMEGVKGLGDVHQSWFIEKETRNIEVDPYLASRYRTSPTDIAREVGTALNGRTATYLKVPSFSDIPVRVFYGDRYLEKEEDILDVTIVTGDGLLPLSALARVRTVPEAPLITRERLRNTIDITGVNRGRTIKHVTSEVKLRLRGIQPPDGYSIEVAGSSADLGESMAMLGKALLLGVVLLYFLLVSLFRSFLYPLTILSIVPPAVAGGLWGLLLFNKSMSMNAAMGFILLAGTVVNNSILLVDFILESRKRGASRTLAVVRSVKTRTRPILMTVTSTIIGLTPLVMEWAVGLERMSPLGIVAASGLIFGTFVTMIFVPVIYSVIDDIGSRAAALVGRTGEDPGA
- a CDS encoding rubrerythrin family protein, which produces MEKIKTFQRTEITEYHVYKSLSRRMKGKNREVLERIAQDEKRHAGVWRRYTGMDQAPDRLMMFWYLLLAYVFGVTFAIKIMERNEGSAEETYGSVAGILPEAAELMYEEEEHEKALIDLLDEERLKYIGSMVLGLNDALVELTGALAGFTFALADGRVVGVAGLITGVAATLSMGASEFLSQRTDSGDLNPLKAAVYTGIAYLVTVALLVTPFFIAASVYFALSWSLFHALMVILLFSYFVSVVKETPFRPAFLEMAAISLGVAAISFLIGLIARHFIPVDI
- the dapB gene encoding 4-hydroxy-tetrahydrodipicolinate reductase translates to MKKIFVSGASGNVGKLVVRNVLEREGLELAGGWCLEAGQDLGVLAGMAPAGVVSSADLASGIRGSSPDVVVDFTSTAILMDNLEIYAEAGVDAVVGTTGLTEGDMARVEKMVKEKELRWSVISNYGLGINLVMDFMKSARQYYPYVAITDRHPARMANAPSGTAATLAGAASEGPVGEVKSREIFPGVLGAKISGVPVASQRFPYPSPYSEHEITLARQDEVVRITVQDFSSEIYMDGIFLAVEKISALPRGTLARSLKELD